AGCAAGCTGGTCACGATGATGGCCACAAACAATGTAAAGCCTTTTTCTTTTATTTCGTGTAAATATTTTCTTTGCATAATATATTCGATATATATTCGATTGGTTATGAAGATGAGACTGATACCCAGTTGAATAGGTGGTCATTCAAAATATAGCTCTTGACCAAAGAACCTGTATTCCAAGACACCACCGCTTTGATCACCACTTCTTTACTTGCCCCAGTCGGCGTAGAACCATCGGGGTTGGTGATGAAAACTGTGCGAGTAAAGTTGGTAGGCGTCCCCCCAGTCTGAGTATACCGATATGCCCCAGTAGTATTAGAAATGTAAAGATAGCTGCCTGGGGCATAATCAGTAATTTGGCCGGAAATGGCATCTATCTGACAGCCGGTCGCCGCAAAACATTTACTCAAACCATTCAGCCATTGGGTTGAGTCAGACAGGTTGGCCAAAGAGTTGGCATCACGTTGATTGTGAATATATTCCACGACATCTTGGCCCAGATAAAAAGCCGTCACCTGATCGCGAGCAAAATAACTTGAGTGTAAAGCTTGAGCCACAATAGAGAGAGGGGCGGTCAAAGCCAAGACCAAGATGGTGATGGCTACCAAGGTTTCCACGATGGTAAATCCTTTTTTATTTTTTGCTTTGAGTGAGGTAGATTTCATAATTTTTTATCAAATATTAAGCACGCGTTGAGAAATAGTAGTCTGAATAGAAAAATTGGAAACGCTGGTCTTGGTCGTGCTAGCCGTACCAGTCAAAATCATCAAGGCTCCCGGCTGTCCTGCGCCCTTGGCGGGAGTGTAGACATAAAAGTTTAACTTATTGATGGTTACGTCTGTTCCGGTCAGAGGATAGGCCACTCCTCCACCAAGACTGTCATAGACCGTCTTGTCTGCTCTCCCGTTGACGGAGTCATAGCTATAAGTAATCCCTTGACCAGAAGCGGAAATAAAGGAGATGACTGTGGTTGGTACGCTGGGATTACAATTTGAGTTGAGAGGATTGTAAGTTTGGGGATTGAGAGCCTGATCCGCCGAACCGCAATAATAATGTACCCCTGTCTTGATATCTCGAGTCATGCTTTCGATGGCAAAGTTTAGGTTGTCCACCACCGAGCTGATGGCTTGAGCCTTTCTATTGCCATCGAGCAAGCTGACGATCACTCCAATGGCGATAGTCATGACAATTGCAAAGAGTCCGACCGAGACAATCATTTCGATCAGCGTAAAGCCAGCTGATTTTGGATCGACAGAATTTTTAATTTCTTTATTTTTTTTCATAAATTATTGGACGGATATCTGGCCACTCAGCTGAACATCGACCGTCTTGGTCTTATCTCCTGTGGCTGTGGTCAGTTTTATCTGGGCACTCGCCTGAGCATTGGTAATACTTTGATTGTCCAAAATGATCACGGCCTCTGGATTTGGACGGGTAAAAGTGATGTCCAAAGTCGAAAAGGCCATGTTGCAATTATTATTGATACACAAAGCGCTTATTCTATTATTGTTACCAATATTGTAGATGCTTAAAACCTGATCCGTACCCCCCGGAGTTGAAGGTGGAGTGTAAGTATGGGTGCCGTCATCATCCTTAAACAAAATAAAAGTCGTCGGGGTAGTTTTATCAAAATGAACGCCAAAACCTCCAGCAAAAGCAGCTGCGCCAAGACCTGGATTGACCGCGCGCACGCCGATGCCGTAGTCCTGAGCTTGGCGCAAAGTCAAAGCCGTCTCATAAGCCAAATTGTCTACCAGAGTCGAGCTGGAAAGCTTGCTTTGGTTAAAAAGAATGACGGCCATGATCAGAGTAAAAATACCGATGACCACCACCAGCTCGATGAGTGAAAAACCTGAATGGAAACTTCTATTTTTAAAAGGTAAAGACATAGGGAAAAACATTTAAACCAAAGAAGAGAACAAGATACATGCCGAGAATAAGAAAAGGGGCAAAAGGAATCTCGCTTTTAATTGTAAGCTTATTCCTAGCGTATCGCA
This genomic stretch from Candidatus Paceibacterota bacterium harbors:
- a CDS encoding prepilin-type N-terminal cleavage/methylation domain-containing protein, translating into MKSTSLKAKNKKGFTIVETLVAITILVLALTAPLSIVAQALHSSYFARDQVTAFYLGQDVVEYIHNQRDANSLANLSDSTQWLNGLSKCFAATGCQIDAISGQITDYAPGSYLYISNTTGAYRYTQTGGTPTNFTRTVFITNPDGSTPTGASKEVVIKAVVSWNTGSLVKSYILNDHLFNWVSVSSS
- a CDS encoding type II secretion system protein; the protein is MKKNKEIKNSVDPKSAGFTLIEMIVSVGLFAIVMTIAIGVIVSLLDGNRKAQAISSVVDNLNFAIESMTRDIKTGVHYYCGSADQALNPQTYNPLNSNCNPSVPTTVISFISASGQGITYSYDSVNGRADKTVYDSLGGGVAYPLTGTDVTINKLNFYVYTPAKGAGQPGALMILTGTASTTKTSVSNFSIQTTISQRVLNI
- a CDS encoding prepilin-type N-terminal cleavage/methylation domain-containing protein → MSLPFKNRSFHSGFSLIELVVVIGIFTLIMAVILFNQSKLSSSTLVDNLAYETALTLRQAQDYGIGVRAVNPGLGAAAFAGGFGVHFDKTTPTTFILFKDDDGTHTYTPPSTPGGTDQVLSIYNIGNNNRISALCINNNCNMAFSTLDITFTRPNPEAVIILDNQSITNAQASAQIKLTTATGDKTKTVDVQLSGQISVQ